One Bacillus sp. SM2101 genomic window, GGCGGCTATGATACGTATTGGATGGGGAAAAATTTAGGACGTAATTCTAATATCATGCCAATTGCCGATCAACTAAACGACGAACATAAAAAGGGAGAATTTATTGACTCAATTAAATCAACACTAGAATGGTGGTTTACACCGACAAAATATAATGAAGCTGGGCAACCAATTGAAGACAATTATTTTTATTATGATGACCATTGGAAAACGTTAATTGGTTATAGTGCAAATTATTTTTCAGATACGGAATTAAATGACCACCATTTCCATTGGGGTTATTGGATTTATGCAGCAGCACAAGTTGCTCTACAGGAACCAAACACAGCAAACGCTTGGGATAGTAACTCACAATGGGGAGGTATGGTTAATGAGTTAGTTGATGACATCGCTACAGTAGATCGTAATTCAGATGACTACCCATTTCTAAGAAACTTCGATCCATATGCTGGTCACTCTTGGGCAAATGGCATGGGCTTCATAGATGCAGATGATTGGAGATATGGCGGGAACAACCATGAGTCTTCATCTGAAGCGATGAATGCATGGGCTTCACTCATACTTTGGGGCGAAGCTACAGGGAATTCAGAAATAAGAGATGCTGGAATTTATATGTTCACAACCGAGCAGCAAGCTATTAATAATTATTGGTTTGACATTTATGGAGATGTATTTGAACCAGAGTTTTCAAATGATGATGCAGTAATGGTATGGGGAGGCAAATATAACCATACTACTTGGTGGACAGAGAATCCAATAGAAGCACATGGGATTCAGATGTTACCGATTACACCTGCATCACTTTACCTAGGTAGGGATCCAAATTATGTGAAGCGTAACTACGATAATACGTATGCGGAGTTTCCAAACTATTTACAGAAAAAAGCTCAATATGGTTGGCAGGGTCTAGATAATCCAGATACGTGGCAGGACATTTTAGTGTCATACTATGCATTGTATGATCCAGCGGAAGCGTTAGCAAAATGGAAGGATGAGGATTCAGAAGTAGACCCAGCGGTTGGAGTAGAGTTTGGTGAAACGAGGGCGCATACGTATCATTGGATAAGATCTTTAGATGTGTATGGCTTACCAAACTTTGATATTACAGCGAATAGCCCATTATATTCTGTATTCTCCAAAGATGGGAATAACACATACGTTGCTTACAATGCATCAGATTTTGAGCAAACAGTAACATTCTCTGATTGCTTTGAATTAGTAGTCCCAGCTAACGCAATGGCTCAAGAAACTGCAGTTAGCCCTGGTGGTAACTGTTCTGCAACACCTCCTGGTGGAGGTAATACAGATCCTGATATAGAAGCTCCTAGCTCACCAGAAAATCTCCAGTTGTCTGGAAAAACAGCAAGGACAGTAGATTTAACATGGACAGAGGCTACGGACGATACTGGCGTAGTGGCTTATGACATTTATCAAGATGGTGAGCAAATAGCAAGCACACCAAGTGTAACGTATCAAATTACTGGATTAACAGGTGAAACGACGTATACATTTGAAGTCATTGCTAGAGATGCAGCAGGTAATTTATCAAATCCAAGCAATAGTTTAATCGTAACAACAGATCCTGCTCCTGATGATAATGAAGCACCAACTGCGCCAACAAATGTGGACTATTCAAGTAAGAGTGAGACGACAGTAGATTTAACATGGATAGCAGCAACAGATAATATAGCGGTAGAAGGCTACGATATATATCAAGATGGTGTATATGTTGGATCGACAACAGCGACAGCGTACCAAGTGACTGGCTTAACAGCAAATACAACCTATACATTTGAGATCATTGCAAAAGACGCAGTAGGGAATGAATCTGTAGCTAGTAATCAATTAATAGTAACAACTGATGCAACACCAGGTAGTGGTGGGAATAATGAGATTGTTACAGATAATTATACGATTAATATAATTGACCAAGGAACAGATATCACTTTTAAGTTCACACCAACTGGTAATGTTTCTAATTTCGTTGATTTACATTATAAAATTAATAATGGTGCACAGCAAAACGTACGGATGATCGAAAATGGTGTGACGTGGGAATATACAATTCAAGGGTTGAGCGAAGGTGATGCAGTAGATCATTCCTATACTTACACATTAGGTCAACCTGCATATGTGTCTGAAACGTACAGTTATATAGCAGGATCGGGTTCAGGAAGTCCACCAAATGATGTAGAAGCACCAACCGCTCCTCAGGGTCTTATAAGCACTGCACAAAGTGAAACGACTATTACAATTAATTGGGAGGCTGCTTCTGATAATGTCGGAGTAGTGGGTTATGATATATACCAAGACGGAGTGTACGTTGATAATACAGCATTAACTACCTATCAAATTATCGGACTATCAGGAGATACGGCTTATTCTTTTGAAGTGATTGCAAGAGATGCTGCTGGTAATGAATCAGCTGGAAGTACAATAGATGTTACAACAGAGGCGCCACCAATAGACGGAAATCCAGATAACGGAACAATTAGTCATGAAGATTTTACAATCGACATTGAAAACAATGGTGGTAGTGCGACATTTCATTTTACACCAACAGGAGAAGCTTCTAATTTTGTAGACTTACATTATACGATTAATGGTGGTG contains:
- a CDS encoding glycosyl hydrolase; its protein translation is MKFKKILSVLTAVTISASMMLPSLPATAEISENDVPVGAGGYSTVAKGTQLYGWELHPRRTPQDFDYSTSNLDGKPLPTNDWISSVLWYQYSGALYAHPLSYQATPTGFEISNPPKTVNTLLDGENELEREHRPGQIDLEVQATTFSPVDARADKLSDWAADILMASPDGSKNMKATIAHGSPYAYFTFEGGEPKVVFKNPTTIVKHDNAYLQLSVDNNGQTNYYGLYAPAGSTWTMNGTEVVADLPDGKNYFTVAGLPDGSENTFNFYKERAFAFITDTRVDWNYHEASSTLTTDYTITTTPMEGANRETITALYPHQWRNNPLIPNSAHLYEYDSIRGNMKAISGTSFSTQYVYNGILPTMPKLTDPADIAKLEDYVRQYFDYGMSLNPNFVQAGADGGNGGYDTYWMGKNLGRNSNIMPIADQLNDEHKKGEFIDSIKSTLEWWFTPTKYNEAGQPIEDNYFYYDDHWKTLIGYSANYFSDTELNDHHFHWGYWIYAAAQVALQEPNTANAWDSNSQWGGMVNELVDDIATVDRNSDDYPFLRNFDPYAGHSWANGMGFIDADDWRYGGNNHESSSEAMNAWASLILWGEATGNSEIRDAGIYMFTTEQQAINNYWFDIYGDVFEPEFSNDDAVMVWGGKYNHTTWWTENPIEAHGIQMLPITPASLYLGRDPNYVKRNYDNTYAEFPNYLQKKAQYGWQGLDNPDTWQDILVSYYALYDPAEALAKWKDEDSEVDPAVGVEFGETRAHTYHWIRSLDVYGLPNFDITANSPLYSVFSKDGNNTYVAYNASDFEQTVTFSDCFELVVPANAMAQETAVSPGGNCSATPPGGGNTDPDIEAPSSPENLQLSGKTARTVDLTWTEATDDTGVVAYDIYQDGEQIASTPSVTYQITGLTGETTYTFEVIARDAAGNLSNPSNSLIVTTDPAPDDNEAPTAPTNVDYSSKSETTVDLTWIAATDNIAVEGYDIYQDGVYVGSTTATAYQVTGLTANTTYTFEIIAKDAVGNESVASNQLIVTTDATPGSGGNNEIVTDNYTINIIDQGTDITFKFTPTGNVSNFVDLHYKINNGAQQNVRMIENGVTWEYTIQGLSEGDAVDHSYTYTLGQPAYVSETYSYIAGSGSGSPPNDVEAPTAPQGLISTAQSETTITINWEAASDNVGVVGYDIYQDGVYVDNTALTTYQIIGLSGDTAYSFEVIARDAAGNESAGSTIDVTTEAPPIDGNPDNGTISHEDFTIDIENNGGSATFHFTPTGEASNFVDLHYTINGGAQQNVGTTNNAGTWEYTINGLTTGDTIEFFYTYTIGTPAYDSVWYEYTH